The Paenibacillus sp. YPG26 genome includes a window with the following:
- a CDS encoding glutathione peroxidase, protein MSIYNFSAKAMNGKEVSLEQYKGKTVLIVNTASECGFTFQYEDLQRLYDRYKDKDFVILGFPSNQFADQEPGTNEQISTFCTLNYGVSFPMFQKVDVRGSQAHPLFSYLASSKPFEGFNQTHSVAKILMDIIQEKHPEYMLGDSIKWNFTKFLINRQGEVVKRFEATTDPLDMEQDIEAALQD, encoded by the coding sequence ATGAGCATATATAACTTTTCTGCCAAAGCCATGAACGGCAAGGAGGTTTCTCTAGAACAGTACAAAGGCAAAACCGTATTGATTGTGAACACGGCAAGTGAGTGCGGCTTCACATTCCAGTATGAGGACCTTCAGCGCTTGTATGACCGTTATAAGGATAAGGATTTTGTCATCCTGGGATTCCCGTCGAACCAGTTCGCTGACCAGGAGCCGGGAACAAATGAGCAGATTAGTACTTTCTGTACACTGAATTACGGCGTTTCTTTTCCCATGTTCCAGAAAGTTGACGTTCGAGGCAGCCAAGCACACCCATTGTTCAGCTACCTCGCTTCCAGCAAGCCTTTTGAGGGATTCAATCAAACCCATTCGGTAGCCAAAATTCTGATGGACATTATCCAGGAGAAGCACCCGGAGTATATGCTAGGAGACTCAATCAAATGGAACTTCACTAAATTCCTGATTAACAGGCAGGGTGAGGTTGTTAAGAGATTTGAAGCGACAACAGATCCGCTCGATATGGAACAGGATATTGAAGCTGCCTTGCAAGACTGA
- a CDS encoding sugar ABC transporter permease yields MARTAASSPGSSLKRREAWQGYIFASPWIVGFLLFTAGPLLFSLYASFTNYDITSRMDWIGVQNYDTMFNHDPLFWKSLKNTLYFVAISVPLQTAGGLLLAVVLNRKASGIRFFRTVFYLPSILSGVGVYVLWMMLLSPSAGLVNLMLGWIGIDGPAWLTDPDWTKNAVILMKLWGAGGMMLLYLASLQAVPRQLYEAAELDGAGRFRKFRHVTLPMITPVIFFEIVTGMIGGFQIFQEGYVMGYNNEPGAPMNSLLFYNLHMFLKAFKVFDMGYAMAMAWFLFLIVLVLTLINLTLSRYWVHYEGGER; encoded by the coding sequence ATGGCCCGAACTGCGGCAAGTTCTCCCGGCAGCTCTCTTAAGCGCCGGGAGGCCTGGCAGGGTTATATTTTCGCCAGCCCCTGGATTGTTGGATTTCTGCTCTTTACGGCGGGTCCATTGTTATTCTCGCTGTACGCGAGCTTTACAAATTATGATATAACCTCACGGATGGACTGGATCGGTGTCCAGAACTATGACACTATGTTCAATCATGATCCACTGTTCTGGAAGTCATTGAAGAATACGCTCTACTTCGTGGCGATCTCTGTTCCGCTTCAAACGGCAGGGGGGCTGCTTCTTGCAGTTGTATTGAACCGGAAGGCATCCGGCATCCGCTTCTTCCGCACAGTCTTCTATCTGCCCTCCATTCTGTCGGGAGTGGGCGTGTATGTCCTCTGGATGATGCTTCTCTCCCCCAGTGCGGGGCTGGTTAATCTGATGCTTGGCTGGATTGGCATCGATGGCCCCGCCTGGTTAACCGATCCGGATTGGACCAAGAATGCGGTCATTCTGATGAAGCTGTGGGGAGCCGGGGGAATGATGCTGCTGTATCTGGCAAGCCTGCAGGCCGTTCCCCGGCAGCTGTACGAAGCGGCAGAGCTGGATGGGGCTGGGAGGTTCCGCAAGTTCCGGCACGTCACCCTTCCCATGATTACCCCGGTGATCTTCTTCGAGATTGTGACCGGAATGATTGGAGGATTCCAAATCTTCCAGGAGGGATATGTGATGGGGTATAACAATGAACCGGGAGCGCCCATGAATTCATTGCTATTTTATAACCTGCACATGTTCCTGAAGGCATTTAAAGTATTTGATATGGGTTATGCGATGGCGATGGCTTGGTTCCTGTTCCTGATTGTGCTTGTGCTTACGCTGATCAACCTGACATTATCCAGATACTGGGTGCATTACGAAGGGGGAGAGCGATAA
- a CDS encoding carbohydrate ABC transporter permease: MSLLTGERRPPMPRTGAPYRTIRSKWAAALLYLVLIGLSLLLLTPLFWMLSTSLKSMQEIMSYPPTLLPKVIHFENYKHAWEKGNFARYTLNTLLLAGIGVLSHVLSNTFVAYGFAKIRFPGKRLLFAVMLGTMMIPSFVTLIPQYILFSKLSWINTYYPLTVPGFFGSAFQIFLIRQFFMTIPNELIEAGKVDGASHFRIWWQLMLPLSLPVIATVAIMTFQGAWNDFTGPLIYINSESLFNLQIGLQSFKGTESTQWHYLMAGSVIVLLPVVLLFFFFQRYFIEGMNITAGTKG, from the coding sequence ATGAGTCTCTTGACTGGAGAGCGTCGTCCCCCGATGCCAAGAACAGGTGCCCCATATAGAACGATCAGGAGTAAATGGGCGGCGGCCTTACTTTACTTGGTCCTGATTGGACTGAGTCTGCTTCTGCTGACTCCACTCTTCTGGATGCTCTCCACCTCCCTGAAATCCATGCAGGAGATTATGTCCTATCCGCCAACCTTGCTGCCCAAAGTGATACATTTCGAGAATTACAAGCACGCTTGGGAGAAGGGGAACTTCGCCAGATATACGCTTAATACCCTGCTGCTGGCAGGGATCGGTGTGTTATCGCATGTTCTGTCGAACACGTTCGTAGCGTATGGATTTGCCAAGATCAGGTTCCCTGGTAAAAGGCTGCTCTTCGCGGTCATGCTCGGTACGATGATGATCCCAAGCTTCGTCACTCTGATTCCGCAGTATATTCTCTTCTCGAAGTTGTCATGGATTAACACGTACTACCCACTTACGGTGCCGGGGTTCTTCGGAAGCGCCTTTCAGATCTTCCTGATTCGTCAATTCTTCATGACCATTCCCAATGAATTAATTGAAGCCGGGAAGGTGGATGGCGCAAGCCACTTCCGGATCTGGTGGCAGCTCATGCTTCCGCTGTCTCTCCCGGTAATTGCCACAGTAGCGATCATGACCTTCCAGGGCGCCTGGAATGACTTCACCGGCCCCCTGATCTATATCAACTCAGAATCGCTATTTAATCTGCAGATTGGTCTTCAGTCGTTCAAGGGCACGGAGTCTACCCAGTGGCACTATCTGATGGCAGGGTCCGTCATCGTGCTGCTGCCTGTAGTCCTGCTGTTCTTCTTCTTTCAAAGGTACTTTATTGAAGGTATGAATATCACGGCTGGAACAAAAGGCTGA